The following coding sequences are from one Magnetospirillum sp. WYHS-4 window:
- a CDS encoding carbohydrate kinase family protein codes for MAGKPSVPGREDAIRQINGKPDKVLVSLVRSQTVDLYAAKVAGKLRDDLEALRSRAPDRVKVAVDAVERRDGGYEVALDLAGGETLFVPDADSGGFVRTLGGGLCNLAKDLEVVLPILCDREDRRPDIRHLTWADAADEFPETTVPGRSRTSLVFKDVGFDKLILTERGPAYDKDKVDLWQVEKDFYGQGDAFLFVGQEPVDSPKFDYVLARKLKDKGLSVFWLVGGNQLKRFYTEYRSFLAIADVVSLNLAEAAQFFGFEPLKRRHKDATELRIMYAKEISRRVLEDGANHVVITDGAKGASLARKARGGRVEFVYSPLIQENSIEVDPAVREDTGCGDGFAASIAAFLLARGVPFKLNEAVNFAHYIAGIIYQRPRPNLTEKDKGFVEFAYAKAKASNAFVGKHETFERNVCQIRPALVNPRGPRRNVLVLILGGDPSDPEQPEITGAGAAVERLAQTSRSGEYPLGPLVRVVPRLTTNPKGRGKAAMRAVEPDEMSRFAEQNLLALEVGNQDGPGHRDGVLVEDLTGHDGVYVMRATLLEVLEILSSEDFAEWFADIKFWHFAMENVDERLVWHARGFGVSREQTLEIQRQAMRDYIIRAQGPQYRVGRARATAREDFEREMTDQLILRLDALLAGVFRVG; via the coding sequence ATGGCGGGAAAGCCTTCGGTGCCCGGACGCGAAGACGCCATCCGGCAGATCAACGGCAAGCCGGACAAGGTCCTGGTTTCCCTGGTCCGCTCGCAGACCGTCGATCTTTACGCGGCCAAGGTGGCGGGGAAGCTGCGAGATGATCTGGAGGCGCTGCGCTCGCGCGCGCCCGACCGGGTCAAGGTGGCGGTGGATGCCGTCGAGAGACGGGACGGCGGCTACGAGGTGGCCCTCGATTTGGCCGGCGGCGAGACTTTGTTCGTCCCCGATGCCGACAGCGGCGGCTTCGTCCGCACCTTGGGCGGCGGGCTGTGCAACCTGGCCAAGGATCTGGAAGTCGTCCTGCCCATCCTTTGCGACCGCGAGGACCGCCGGCCCGACATCCGCCACCTGACATGGGCCGACGCCGCCGACGAATTCCCCGAAACCACCGTGCCCGGCCGTTCGCGCACCTCTCTGGTGTTCAAGGACGTGGGCTTCGACAAGCTGATCCTCACCGAACGCGGCCCCGCCTACGACAAGGACAAGGTCGATCTTTGGCAGGTGGAGAAGGACTTCTACGGCCAGGGCGACGCCTTCCTGTTCGTCGGGCAGGAGCCGGTGGATTCGCCCAAGTTCGACTACGTCCTGGCGCGCAAGCTGAAGGACAAGGGCCTGTCGGTGTTCTGGCTGGTGGGCGGCAACCAGTTGAAGCGCTTCTACACCGAATACCGCAGCTTCCTGGCGATCGCCGACGTGGTCAGCCTGAACTTGGCGGAAGCCGCCCAGTTCTTCGGCTTCGAGCCCCTGAAGCGCCGCCACAAGGACGCCACCGAACTGCGCATCATGTATGCCAAGGAAATCAGCCGCCGCGTGCTGGAAGACGGCGCCAACCACGTGGTCATCACCGACGGCGCCAAGGGGGCCAGCCTGGCCCGCAAGGCGCGCGGCGGACGGGTGGAATTCGTCTACTCGCCCTTGATCCAGGAGAACTCCATCGAGGTCGATCCGGCCGTGCGCGAGGACACCGGCTGCGGCGACGGCTTCGCCGCTTCCATCGCCGCCTTCCTGCTGGCGCGCGGGGTGCCCTTCAAGCTGAACGAGGCGGTCAACTTCGCCCACTACATCGCCGGCATCATCTACCAGCGCCCGCGGCCCAACCTGACGGAAAAGGACAAGGGCTTCGTCGAATTCGCCTATGCCAAGGCCAAGGCGTCCAACGCTTTCGTCGGCAAGCACGAGACCTTCGAACGCAACGTCTGCCAGATCCGCCCCGCCCTTGTGAACCCGCGCGGACCCCGGCGCAACGTGCTGGTGCTGATCCTGGGCGGCGATCCTTCCGACCCCGAGCAACCCGAGATCACCGGGGCCGGCGCCGCCGTCGAACGCCTGGCCCAGACGAGCCGCAGCGGCGAGTATCCGCTGGGACCTTTGGTGCGCGTGGTGCCGCGCCTGACCACCAATCCCAAGGGCCGCGGCAAGGCCGCCATGCGGGCGGTGGAACCGGATGAAATGAGCCGCTTCGCCGAACAGAACCTGCTGGCCCTGGAAGTTGGCAACCAGGACGGCCCCGGCCATCGCGACGGGGTGCTGGTCGAGGACCTGACCGGCCACGACGGCGTCTATGTCATGCGCGCCACCCTGCTGGAGGTGCTGGAGATCCTGTCGTCGGAGGACTTCGCCGAATGGTTCGCCGACATCAAGTTCTGGCACTTCGCCATGGAAAACGTGGACGAACGCCTGGTCTGGCATGCCCGCGGCTTCGGGGTGTCGCGCGAACAGACCCTGGAAATCCAGCGCCAGGCGATGCGCGACTACATCATCCGCGCCCAGGGTCCCCAGTACCGCGTCGGGCGCGCCCGCGCCACGGCCCGCGAGGACTTCGAGCGCGAGATGACCGACCAGCTCATTCTCCGCCTGGATGCGCTGCTGGCGGGGGTGTTCCGGGTGGGCTGA